In Spodoptera frugiperda isolate SF20-4 chromosome 28, AGI-APGP_CSIRO_Sfru_2.0, whole genome shotgun sequence, one genomic interval encodes:
- the LOC118265145 gene encoding uncharacterized protein LOC118265145, with product MMPEQVVKVPRSVSPVARAGAGDISERELSRERHNLQLQTTPPARVQPAHPKKQLFSAPVNKFTAKWCGPSPNLARIRSCLDAYANQETPTRSVAKTKAASMEDLTPTKRICRRNLLPVLASPIVHGPAEEVAAAKICQFMLIAAWRRRREDVRCLRKTLETQVSYSERLRIQISALKSLLDSDNSKVRLAMRELERLKQLLRDKELEKAVLEREKLALEDDVCAAEDRASEMSIGWRNCRNELDGVRASAAVSEHALALERAAHSDTLASRDDAYDRLAILEEDLAQHEELLASAEAEVAALRRESDEKQRLLDVTIEKLAYEEEARQQCSRECAALTARVSAAADETAALRGELLALRGELALLQQDLTLTREQLDWWPRPLTKMLGAARSWFRNPKAVPEAIIWTLIPARHGIP from the exons ATGATGCCAGAACAGGTGGTGAAGGTGCCCCGGAGTGTGTCCCCGGTGGCCAGGGCAGGAGCTGGAGACATCTCCGAACGAGAACTGTCGAGGGAAAGACATAACTTGCAGTTGCAGACCACTCCGCCTGC TCGCGTGCAACCAGCTCATCCGAAGAAGCAGTTGTTCTCGGCTCCTGTGAACAAGTTCACAGCCAAATGGTGCGGCCCCAGCCCCAACCTAGCCAGGATCCGAAGCTGTCTGGATGCCTACGCCAACCAGGAGACTCCTACAAGGTCTGTCGCCAAGACCAAGGCGGCTTCTATGGAGGACTTGACGCCTACTAAACGGATTTGCAG GAGAAACTTGCTGCCGGTACTTGCGTCTCCGATTGTGCACGGTCCTGCCGAGGAGGTGGCAGCCGCCAAGATCTGCCAGTTCATGCTGATTGCAGCTTGGAGGCGGCGGCGTGAGGACGTCAGGTGTCTTCGCAAGACTTTGGAAACACAG GTGTCTTATTCGGAACGGCTGCGGATCCAGATTTCTGCTCTGAAGTCCCTGCTGGATTCTGACAACTCCAAGGTGAGGTTGGCGATGCGGGAGTTGGAACGGCTGAAGCAGCTGCTCAGGGACAAGGAACTGGAGAAGGCTGTACTGGAACGA GAAAAATTGGCTTTGGAAGATGATGTATGTGCTGCTGAAGACCGCGCTTCCGAAATGAGTATTG GCTGGCGCAACTGCCGCAACGAGTTGGACGGCGTGCGCGCGTCGGCGGCCGTCAGCGAGCACGCGCTGGCGCTGGAGCGCGCCGCGCACAGCGACACGCTCGCCTCCAGAGACGACGCATACGACAGG TTGGCGATACTGGAAGAGGACCTGGCTCAGCACGAGGAGTTGCTGGCGTCAGCGGAGGCCGAGGTGGCCGCGCTGCGCCGGGAGAGTGATGAGAAGCAGCGGCTGCTCGATGTCACCATCGAGAAACTCGCCTACGAGGAGGA GGCGAGGCAGCAATGTTCCCGCGAGTGCGCGGCGCTGACGGCGCGCGTGTctgcggcggccgacgagactGCCGCGCTGCGCGGGGAGCTGCTGGCGCTGCGCGGGGAGCTGGCGCTGCTGCAGCAAGACCTCACGCTCACCAGGGAGCAGCTCGACTGGTGGCCGCGACCACTCACCAA GATGCTGGGTGCAGCGCGGTCATGGTTCCGCAACCCCAAGGCAGTGCCAGAAGCCATCATATGGACGCTCATACCAGCTCGACATGGCATACCGTAG